TTCAAACGGATCTGGAGCGATCGCCCGGAACGATTCTTCAATGTCAGCATTTAAACTGCTGCGGCCTTGCCGGTGCTAAACAGTTACTTGGCGCAATGGTAGCGGGGTTGATCGAAGATACGGTTCTGCTCATTTGTGCAGAGAATATCCATACGCGTTTAGCAGAAAGGCAATTGGAGTTCTTCAGAACACAGCAGGGAATGGCTTCTGTCGCTTGCAAGGGTCTGCAACTCGATCCCGTCACGGGCTAAATCTCTTACCTCATAGCAATCATGACAATGTTTGCAGATGCTCTGGCAGCTACTAATACCCCGGACATGTTTCGCATCGCACTCTTGGTGGGTAACCTCTTCGAGCTTGGGTACTAAGGTACTGTTTGCCTCGACAATAAAGTCGTCGATCCCATCGACGTTGACGTCTCCCTCACCACTGACACTAATGCTCAAGCTGTCGTCGGAGTCACTACCGTTGTGAACGAAGTCCTCACATCTTGCAGTAATTGATGGTGAAGTCGATCAGAAGTAAGGCGACTCCAGCCGGCAATTGAGTGAAAGGGTTATGGGTCAGTTCAAATCTCCAGGTCAAAGCCCAGGGCTTCCGGTCAGCCTCCGAATCGATACGAGAACATTTCCACCCTCCTCAGCACAAACCGAGCTCAGCAGAAGATCGGGAGGTGATGAGCCAACGATGGGAAAGTTGGGGGGTTTGACAGGACTGAACGCAGCGGCGTAGCCAACGGCCCGAGGCATCCTTCCGAAAAACAGTGTCGAATTTCTGAAGCACACCGTTAAGTTGACAATGGCCGATAGTCTAGTTGCGGCGCGCTCGCATCTGACTATGGTTAGGCGCGATCGAAAACAGCACCGAGCTAGGATCTGATAGTTTTGTTGTTGCTCCATCTGGGTGACGACTTTCTCTCCTGTCGGATGGCATTCAAGCAAGCGGTCTCGATTGGCGTGGGGCGCTGTGCGAGCAGTGGTTGGCAAAGCAGTTGCTAGAGCGCGCAGAAGCAAGCGACAAATATAGGGAGGGCAGACGATGCGGTTATGGGCGTGGCTCTTGGCAGGGATATTTTTGGCAGTGGGGTTGAGCGGCCTGCCTGCCAGCGCGCAAGTACCGGTGCTACCTTCGTTCGAATTCTCTTATTCAGAAACGACTGCGCCCGGTTTAGGTGCATTCGGCTCGGTTTGCATTCGCCTAGATGGGCAGTGCTTGTTTGAAATAGCGCCAGGGCACTCGGATTTCGGCGCGCGCGTGCGCGAGATCCAGCCCCGCATGAACCGCATTGCGCGTGCCTACTTTCGTTCCAAGGAACCTTCGCTGATTGTTCGCCAAGAGCCGGCCGGTGCGATCGTGGATCTATACGTGCAGGTTGGTGACGGCCCCGATGTTCGACTGATGAGTGTTACCAGCGAGGACGCTCGCTTAACAGCCTCGGCAATTCCCTCACGGGCCGAGGAGATAGCCGAGCGGATCCGCCAAGGCTTGATGGAAGCTCGTGCCGAACGACGTCCGGAAATACTCCGACGGCAGGCTTACATCGCTGGGGGCGTCCTGGGAACAACGTTAATCGCTAGCTTGCTCCTCAGGCGGCCCCTGCTGCGCTCGAAGCGCTCGAAAAAAGCTTTGGAAGCCGAGCGGGGGTTCCCCAGCCAGCCGATTTCGCAACAGCTGGATCGCAAGCGGCGCTTCAACGTCGCCGAGGCGGCGCAGCGATCGCTGCAGGTACTGCATTTACTTTTGTGGGTCGGCAGTGCTTGGTACGTCTTAGGCCTATTGCCACACACCCGCCCGCTCCAGGCATGGAGCCTTGAATCGTTACAAATCCCCCTAAGACTGGGGCTCGTAGTGTTAGCAACCTATGCAATTGCGCGTTTGAGCTACGCAGCCATCGACCGGTTGACGTCCGCCTTGCTCGTCAGCGAGCGTTTGTTGACACCGGAGGCCGGTTTGCGGTTGCAGTTGCGTGTTGGCACGCTTTCAGGCGTAGCCAAAGGTGCGGCAACGGTAGCGCTGGCGGTTGCAGCGGCGATCGTGAGCTTGTGGGCAATCGGGGTTAACATTGCTCCCCTGCTGGCCGGTGCGGGGATTATCGGCTTGGCACTATCCCTAGCCTCGCAAAACTTGATCCGCGACGCGCTCAATGGATTCTTCATCTTGCTCGAGGATCAATATGCCGTTGGCGATATCATAAGTGTTGGCGATCGCGTGGGTTTAGTGGAGTCCATAAACTTGCGGATCACGCAGTTTCGCAACTCGGAAGGGGCGCTTATTACGGTACCCAACGGAGAGATCCGCGCGGTTGCAAACTTGTCAAATCACTGGTCGCGGGCAGACCTTAAAATCCCGGTTGCCTACCAAGCTGATATCGACCAGGCGTTGAATGTGGTGCGCGAGGTGACGTTAACCC
This genomic stretch from Rubidibacter lacunae KORDI 51-2 harbors:
- a CDS encoding mechanosensitive ion channel family protein, translated to MRLWAWLLAGIFLAVGLSGLPASAQVPVLPSFEFSYSETTAPGLGAFGSVCIRLDGQCLFEIAPGHSDFGARVREIQPRMNRIARAYFRSKEPSLIVRQEPAGAIVDLYVQVGDGPDVRLMSVTSEDARLTASAIPSRAEEIAERIRQGLMEARAERRPEILRRQAYIAGGVLGTTLIASLLLRRPLLRSKRSKKALEAERGFPSQPISQQLDRKRRFNVAEAAQRSLQVLHLLLWVGSAWYVLGLLPHTRPLQAWSLESLQIPLRLGLVVLATYAIARLSYAAIDRLTSALLVSERLLTPEAGLRLQLRVGTLSGVAKGAATVALAVAAAIVSLWAIGVNIAPLLAGAGIIGLALSLASQNLIRDALNGFFILLEDQYAVGDIISVGDRVGLVESINLRITQFRNSEGALITVPNGEIRAVANLSNHWSRADLKIPVAYQADIDQALNVVREVTLTLSREDPWSDLILEPPLVLGADEFGQLGVVIRVWIKTLPLKQWEVARECRRRLKIAFDSAGIQLALTQQSFWVGGKQLSKRANSSLPHGSESPIDAWVTPDEGED